A genomic segment from Neobacillus sp. YX16 encodes:
- a CDS encoding NapC/NirT family cytochrome c, producing the protein MLKRGFKKLLAIDKRVLILGALIAGVLFSFGTVKTMAYLDSPGFCQNCHTMKSVYTSFVDSTHAELQCNDCHLPHESEVGKLFFKGRAGMTHIFYNTLGTEDIPDRIYATTRTLRVINQNCAECHKSTVDNVSHDAKENCMSCHQTVPHGSDFKDDSYHQPPKSGELLKNKGGF; encoded by the coding sequence ATGTTAAAAAGAGGGTTTAAAAAATTGCTGGCAATTGATAAAAGGGTATTAATTTTAGGTGCTCTTATCGCTGGCGTACTCTTTTCATTCGGAACAGTCAAGACAATGGCTTACTTAGATTCACCAGGTTTTTGTCAAAACTGTCATACAATGAAGTCTGTGTATACGTCATTTGTGGATTCGACTCATGCAGAATTGCAGTGTAACGACTGCCATTTGCCACATGAGAGTGAGGTCGGAAAGTTATTTTTTAAAGGCCGCGCCGGGATGACACATATTTTCTACAACACACTAGGTACCGAAGATATACCAGATAGAATCTATGCGACGACACGAACATTAAGAGTCATCAATCAAAACTGTGCGGAGTGTCATAAGAGCACAGTTGATAATGTCTCACATGACGCTAAGGAAAACTGTATGTCATGTCACCAAACAGTACCGCATGGAAGCGATTTTAAAGATGATAGTTACCATCAGCCACCTAAGTCCGGTGAACTATTAAAGAATAAGGGAGGATTTTAA